One stretch of Micromonospora echinospora DNA includes these proteins:
- a CDS encoding ThuA domain-containing protein translates to MKLLRTALGAVTAVLTAIACTVPAGPAAAADAPYDVLVFSKTAGFRHDSIAAGTQAVRELGTANNFTVTATEDAAQFTTANLARFEAVIFLNTTGDVLNATQQSAFEAYIGAGGGYVGVHSAADTEYDWPFYGNLVGAWFASHPAIQPATVKVEDRAHAATAHLPQQWNRTDEWYDYRSNARSTAHVLASLDESSYSGGSMGGDHPHAWCKTYSGGRSFYTGGGHTQASYADAAFRNHLLGGIRYAAGRTKADCRPETGYTALYNGGTTGWSQAGPGSFTNADATLTSVGGMGLYWYSAKQFTNYSLKLDWRLAGDDNSGVFVGFPPSSDPNSAVDNGYEVQIDPTDAADRTTGAIYGFKSADLAARDAALNPAGEWNTYEILVESERLQVFLNGVRINDFTNTDPVRSLAGHVGIQNHGTGDDVSFRNIRIKELGGTPPPTGNTTVQAESFGSASGVSAYPKAGANGGQTLGYVDPGDWAAYPGLDLTGVTSLRARVVSGGPGGTLQVRTGSPTGPVLGQVAVPNTGSWTTFADVSTALTGVPSGTQTVHLTFTGSGSGLFDVDDFTLVRSTGSGGTGPIKGLAGKCLDVRNASSADGTQIQLYTCNGSSAQTWTVTSNGPVKALGKCLDVSGGGNANGTKIQLWSCNGTGAQNWSAQADGTLRNPSSGKCLDVSGNNSADGTAVHLWTCTGAANQRWTLP, encoded by the coding sequence ATGAAACTCCTGCGTACCGCACTGGGGGCGGTGACCGCCGTCCTCACCGCCATCGCCTGCACCGTCCCCGCGGGCCCGGCCGCCGCCGCCGACGCCCCCTACGACGTACTCGTCTTCTCCAAGACCGCCGGATTCCGCCACGACTCCATCGCGGCGGGCACGCAGGCCGTGCGCGAGCTGGGCACGGCGAACAACTTCACGGTCACCGCGACCGAGGACGCCGCCCAGTTCACCACCGCCAACCTGGCCCGCTTCGAGGCGGTGATCTTCCTCAACACCACCGGGGACGTCCTCAACGCCACCCAGCAGTCGGCGTTCGAGGCGTACATCGGCGCCGGCGGCGGGTACGTCGGCGTGCACTCCGCCGCCGACACCGAGTACGACTGGCCGTTCTACGGCAACCTCGTCGGCGCCTGGTTCGCCTCCCACCCGGCCATCCAGCCGGCCACCGTCAAGGTGGAGGACCGGGCACACGCGGCCACCGCGCACCTGCCGCAGCAGTGGAACCGCACCGACGAGTGGTACGACTACCGCTCCAACGCCCGCTCCACCGCGCACGTGCTGGCCAGCCTCGACGAGTCCTCGTACTCCGGAGGCTCGATGGGCGGCGACCACCCGCACGCCTGGTGCAAGACGTACAGCGGTGGCCGGTCCTTCTACACCGGCGGCGGCCACACCCAGGCGTCCTACGCCGACGCGGCGTTCCGCAACCACCTGCTCGGCGGCATCCGCTACGCGGCCGGGCGCACGAAGGCCGACTGCCGGCCGGAGACCGGCTACACCGCGCTCTACAACGGCGGCACCACCGGCTGGTCCCAGGCCGGGCCAGGCAGCTTCACCAACGCCGACGCCACGCTCACCTCGGTGGGCGGCATGGGCCTGTACTGGTACAGCGCGAAGCAGTTCACCAACTACTCGCTGAAGCTGGACTGGCGGCTGGCCGGCGACGACAACTCGGGCGTGTTCGTCGGCTTCCCGCCGTCGAGCGACCCGAACTCGGCTGTGGACAACGGCTACGAGGTGCAGATCGACCCCACCGACGCGGCCGACCGGACCACCGGCGCGATCTACGGCTTCAAGTCGGCGGACCTGGCGGCCCGGGACGCGGCGCTGAACCCGGCGGGGGAGTGGAACACCTACGAGATCCTGGTCGAGTCCGAGCGGCTGCAGGTCTTCCTCAACGGCGTACGCATAAACGACTTCACCAACACCGACCCGGTGCGGTCGCTCGCCGGGCACGTCGGCATCCAGAACCACGGCACCGGCGACGACGTGTCGTTCCGCAACATCCGGATCAAGGAGCTGGGCGGGACGCCGCCGCCGACCGGCAACACCACGGTCCAGGCCGAGTCGTTCGGTTCGGCCAGCGGCGTCAGCGCGTACCCCAAGGCGGGCGCCAACGGCGGCCAGACCCTGGGGTACGTGGACCCAGGCGACTGGGCCGCGTACCCGGGGCTCGACCTCACCGGTGTGACGTCGCTGCGCGCCCGGGTGGTCTCCGGCGGCCCGGGCGGCACGCTCCAGGTGCGTACCGGCTCGCCGACCGGGCCGGTGCTCGGCCAGGTGGCGGTGCCGAACACCGGTAGCTGGACCACGTTCGCCGACGTGTCGACCGCGCTCACAGGCGTGCCGTCCGGTACGCAGACCGTGCACCTGACGTTCACCGGCAGCGGCTCCGGGCTGTTCGACGTGGACGACTTCACGCTGGTCCGCTCGACCGGCAGCGGCGGCACCGGCCCGATCAAGGGGCTGGCCGGCAAGTGCCTGGACGTGCGGAACGCCTCGTCGGCGGACGGCACCCAGATCCAGCTCTACACCTGCAACGGCTCGTCGGCGCAGACGTGGACGGTGACGTCGAACGGGCCGGTGAAGGCGCTGGGCAAGTGCCTGGACGTCTCCGGCGGCGGCAACGCGAACGGCACGAAGATCCAGTTGTGGTCGTGCAACGGCACGGGTGCGCAGAACTGGTCGGCGCAGGCGGACGGGACGCTGCGTAATCCGTCGTCGGGCAAGTGCCTGGACGTGTCGGGCAACAACTCGGCCGACGGCACGGCGGTGCACCTGTGGACGTGCACGGGCGCGGCGAACCAGCGCTGGACCCTGCCCTGA
- the eboE gene encoding metabolite traffic protein EboE yields the protein MRLRHADGTTVHLGYCTNVHPAEDLPGIVAQLDTYAVAVRRALDADLLGLGLWLAAPVAAALAADPAARRRLRHELTVRGLEVVTLNGFPYAAFQAPVVKGAVYHPDWTTPQRSAYTLDLARVLADLLPDDAVHGSVSTLPLAWRTPWDAARTATARRRLDALADGLAAVQRETGRVIRVGFEPEPGCLVESTGQAREVFSAMDTDRLGICLDLAHLACAWEQPADALAGLRAAGLPVVKVQVSAAVEAPDPVTAGAALRRFVEPRFLHQTRAAGCAGAADPADPAYAADDLDAALDARLPGAWRVHYHVPLHAPPEPPLRSTVPVLREALAALFAGPAAGCDHLDVETYTWGVLPEARRPRGDAELAAGIAAEVAFARDELTALGLAPTAGVAVSARSEPVLRAPQSRTKAGTA from the coding sequence ATGCGGCTGCGTCACGCCGACGGCACCACTGTCCATCTCGGCTACTGCACGAACGTCCACCCGGCCGAGGACCTGCCCGGCATCGTCGCCCAGCTCGACACGTACGCGGTCGCGGTGCGCCGGGCGCTCGACGCCGACCTGCTCGGGCTCGGGCTCTGGCTGGCCGCGCCGGTGGCCGCCGCGCTCGCCGCCGACCCGGCGGCCCGCCGCCGGCTGCGCCACGAGCTGACGGTGCGCGGGCTGGAGGTGGTCACGCTCAACGGTTTCCCGTACGCCGCGTTCCAGGCCCCGGTGGTCAAGGGCGCGGTGTACCACCCGGACTGGACCACGCCGCAGCGATCGGCGTACACGCTCGACCTGGCCCGGGTGCTGGCCGACCTGCTGCCCGACGACGCCGTCCACGGGTCGGTCTCGACGCTGCCGCTGGCCTGGCGTACGCCGTGGGACGCCGCGCGGACCGCGACCGCCCGGCGGCGGCTCGACGCGCTGGCCGACGGGCTGGCCGCGGTGCAGCGGGAGACCGGCCGGGTGATCCGGGTCGGCTTCGAGCCGGAACCCGGCTGCCTGGTGGAGTCGACGGGACAAGCACGCGAGGTATTCTCAGCCATGGATACCGACCGGCTCGGGATCTGCCTGGACCTCGCACACCTGGCGTGCGCCTGGGAGCAGCCGGCGGATGCCCTGGCCGGGCTGCGTGCCGCCGGGCTGCCGGTGGTGAAGGTCCAGGTGTCCGCCGCGGTCGAGGCGCCCGATCCGGTGACGGCGGGCGCGGCGCTGCGCCGCTTCGTCGAGCCGAGGTTCCTGCACCAGACCCGCGCGGCCGGTTGCGCGGGCGCCGCCGACCCGGCCGATCCGGCGTACGCGGCCGACGACCTCGACGCCGCGCTCGACGCCCGGCTGCCCGGGGCGTGGCGGGTGCACTACCACGTGCCGCTGCACGCCCCGCCCGAGCCGCCGCTGCGCTCCACGGTGCCGGTCCTGCGGGAGGCGCTGGCCGCGTTGTTCGCCGGTCCGGCCGCCGGCTGCGACCACCTCGACGTCGAGACGTACACCTGGGGGGTGCTGCCGGAGGCGCGGCGGCCGCGCGGCGACGCGGAGCTGGCCGCCGGCATCGCCGCCGAGGTGGCCTTCGCCCGCGACGAGCTGACCGCGCTCGGGCTGGCCCCGACGGCGGGGGTCGCCGTGAGCGCGAGGAGTGAGCCGGTCCTGCGAGCCCCGCAGTCGCGAACGAAGGCCGGCACCGCATGA
- a CDS encoding PQQ-dependent sugar dehydrogenase: MSSHHHPRARRPFAAAAALLLAATAGTVTAAAAPVPASAHPITASDFQQVELARGVAETGEPMSLAVLPDRSVLHTARNGTLRRTDAAGATTVIGTLSVYTHDEEGLQGVGVDPGFASNRHIYLYYAPPLSTPAGDAPATGTDFSAWQGVNRLSRFTLNADFTLNQASKVDVLDVPADRGLCCHVGGDIDFDAAGNLYLSTGDDTNPFDSAGYAPIDERTNRNPGYDAQRSAGNTNDLRGKILRIKVNANGTYSIPAGNLFAPGTARTRPEIYAMGFRNPFRISVDKATGVVYVGDYGPDAGTTTARGPSGQVEFNRVTGPGNYGWPYCTGTNTAAETYAEWDFATGTAGPKYNCTGGPTNNSFRNTGLATLPAAKPSWIRYAGDAGSPPEFGGGSESPMGGPVYRYDAANPSTTKFPQSFDGQFFATEFGRGWIKPIHVNADGSPGTIDTFPWAGKQVMDSAFGPDGAYYVLDYGTGYFNGDANSALYRFDYLGGANRAPVARAAADRTSGAAPLAVAFSSTGSSDPEGGALTYAWTFGDGGTSTAANPSHTYTANGRYTATLTVRDPQGATGTASVTVTVGNTAPTVVIETPGNGKLFSFGDTVPFRITVTDPEDATIDCTKVKMTYVLGHDQHGHQITSATGCTGSIAVPVDGEHDDAANIFAVFDAEYTDSGGLTTHTQHTLQPRHRQAEHFATSAGVNTFDKGTAEGGRTVGDIHNGDWIAFRPYLLADATGFTARVSSAGAGGTLQVRAGSATGAVLGSATVPVTGAWDTFTTVTGTITSPPAGTTTLYLTFAGGSGALYDLDAFTLTTPAVRTGPVKGLAGKCLDVRNAATADGTQIQLYTCNGTTAQSWTVTPNATVKALGKCLDVSGGASADGTKIQLYTCNGTGAQNWSAQADGTLRNPSSAKCLDVSGNNSADGTAVHLWTCTGAANQRWTLP; the protein is encoded by the coding sequence ATGTCCAGCCACCACCACCCCCGTGCCCGACGACCGTTCGCCGCCGCAGCAGCGCTGCTGCTCGCGGCCACCGCCGGCACCGTCACAGCGGCCGCGGCGCCCGTCCCGGCGTCCGCCCACCCCATCACGGCGAGCGACTTCCAGCAGGTCGAACTCGCCCGCGGCGTCGCCGAGACCGGCGAACCGATGTCCCTGGCGGTGCTGCCCGACCGGTCGGTCCTGCACACCGCCCGCAACGGCACGCTGCGCCGCACCGACGCGGCCGGCGCCACCACAGTCATCGGCACGCTGTCGGTCTACACCCACGACGAGGAAGGGCTGCAGGGCGTCGGCGTCGACCCCGGCTTCGCCTCCAACCGGCACATCTACCTCTACTACGCGCCGCCGCTGTCCACCCCGGCCGGGGACGCGCCCGCCACCGGCACCGACTTCTCCGCCTGGCAGGGCGTCAACCGGCTCTCCCGGTTCACGCTCAACGCCGACTTCACGCTCAACCAGGCCAGCAAGGTCGACGTGCTCGACGTACCGGCCGACCGGGGGCTGTGCTGCCACGTCGGCGGCGACATCGACTTCGACGCCGCCGGCAACCTCTACCTGTCCACCGGCGACGACACCAACCCGTTCGACTCGGCCGGCTACGCGCCGATCGACGAGCGCACCAACCGCAACCCCGGCTACGACGCGCAGCGCAGCGCCGGCAACACCAACGACCTACGCGGCAAGATCCTGCGGATCAAGGTGAACGCCAACGGCACGTACTCGATCCCGGCCGGCAACCTCTTCGCGCCCGGCACCGCGCGGACCCGCCCGGAGATCTACGCGATGGGCTTCCGCAACCCGTTCCGGATCAGCGTCGACAAGGCCACCGGCGTCGTCTACGTGGGCGACTACGGGCCGGACGCCGGCACCACCACGGCCCGCGGCCCGTCCGGGCAGGTCGAGTTCAACCGGGTCACCGGGCCCGGCAACTACGGCTGGCCGTACTGCACCGGCACCAACACGGCCGCCGAGACGTACGCCGAATGGGACTTCGCCACCGGCACCGCCGGGCCGAAGTACAACTGCACCGGCGGCCCGACGAACAACTCGTTCCGCAACACCGGCCTGGCCACGTTGCCGGCGGCGAAGCCGTCCTGGATCCGCTACGCCGGTGACGCGGGCAGCCCGCCCGAGTTCGGCGGCGGCTCCGAGTCGCCGATGGGCGGCCCGGTCTACCGGTACGACGCGGCGAACCCGTCCACCACGAAGTTCCCGCAGTCCTTCGACGGGCAGTTCTTCGCCACCGAGTTCGGCCGGGGCTGGATCAAGCCGATCCACGTCAACGCCGACGGCTCACCCGGCACCATCGACACGTTCCCGTGGGCCGGCAAACAGGTGATGGACTCCGCGTTCGGCCCGGACGGCGCGTACTACGTGCTCGACTACGGCACCGGCTACTTCAACGGCGACGCCAACTCGGCGCTGTACCGCTTCGACTACCTGGGCGGCGCCAACCGTGCCCCGGTGGCCCGTGCCGCCGCCGACCGGACATCCGGCGCCGCGCCGCTCGCAGTCGCGTTCTCCTCAACCGGCTCGTCCGACCCGGAGGGCGGCGCGCTCACGTACGCCTGGACGTTCGGCGACGGCGGCACCTCCACCGCGGCGAACCCCTCGCACACCTACACCGCGAACGGCAGGTACACCGCCACGCTCACCGTGCGCGACCCGCAGGGCGCCACCGGCACCGCGAGCGTGACAGTCACAGTCGGCAACACCGCCCCGACTGTGGTCATCGAGACGCCCGGCAACGGCAAGCTGTTCTCCTTCGGCGACACGGTGCCGTTCCGGATCACCGTCACCGACCCGGAGGACGCCACCATCGACTGCACGAAGGTCAAGATGACCTACGTGCTCGGCCACGACCAGCACGGCCACCAGATCACCTCGGCGACCGGCTGCACCGGCTCGATCGCCGTGCCGGTCGACGGTGAGCACGACGACGCGGCGAACATCTTCGCGGTCTTCGACGCCGAGTACACCGACTCCGGCGGCCTCACCACGCACACCCAGCACACGCTCCAGCCCCGGCACCGGCAGGCCGAGCACTTCGCCACCTCCGCCGGGGTCAACACGTTCGACAAGGGCACCGCCGAGGGCGGCAGGACCGTCGGCGACATCCACAACGGGGACTGGATCGCGTTCCGGCCGTACCTGCTCGCCGACGCCACCGGATTCACCGCCCGGGTCTCGTCCGCCGGAGCCGGCGGCACGCTCCAGGTGCGGGCCGGCTCGGCCACCGGCGCCGTCCTCGGCTCCGCCACCGTCCCGGTCACCGGCGCCTGGGACACGTTCACCACAGTGACCGGCACGATCACCAGCCCGCCGGCCGGCACCACCACGCTCTACCTCACGTTCGCCGGGGGCAGCGGGGCGCTCTACGACCTGGACGCGTTCACGCTCACCACGCCGGCCGTGCGCACCGGCCCGGTGAAGGGCCTGGCCGGCAAGTGCCTGGACGTGCGCAACGCCGCCACCGCCGACGGCACGCAGATCCAGCTCTACACCTGCAACGGCACGACGGCGCAGTCGTGGACGGTGACGCCGAACGCCACGGTGAAGGCGCTCGGCAAGTGCCTGGACGTCTCCGGTGGCGCCAGCGCGGACGGCACCAAGATCCAGCTGTACACGTGCAACGGCACCGGCGCCCAGAACTGGTCGGCGCAGGCGGACGGAACGCTGCGCAACCCGTCGTCGGCCAAGTGCCTGGACGTGTCCGGCAACAACTCGGCCGACGGCACGGCGGTGCACCTGTGGACGTGCACCGGCGCGGCGAACCAGCGCTGGACCCTGCCCTGA
- a CDS encoding polyprenyl synthetase family protein, with translation MTVTVAPTDPALLRGRFDAELAAFLDARRPGRPDDGTGAVHTALRRFVLAGGKRLRPLFCYWGWRGFGGPDERPILVAAASLELFHAFALIHDDIVDRSDRRRGAPTLHRFFADLHERSGWRGDPAAYGRQAAVLCGDLCATWSAQMFHGCGLPPERLRRGHVLLARMRSEVIAGEYLDVVAAAGDGTVASALAVVRLKTARYTVTRPVQIGAALAGATPEEVAALAGFGDPLGDAFQLRDDVLGVFGDPAVTGKSNLDDLREGKPTVLLALARASASPAGVARLRELVGDPGLDHAGAAEVRGIVEESGAREAVERMIRTRADAAVVALDAAGLAEPARRVLAALVERAVDRRE, from the coding sequence ATGACCGTAACCGTCGCACCGACCGACCCGGCCCTGCTTCGGGGCCGCTTCGACGCCGAGCTCGCCGCGTTCCTGGACGCGAGACGGCCGGGTCGGCCGGACGACGGTACGGGGGCCGTCCACACCGCTCTGCGCCGGTTCGTGCTGGCCGGTGGCAAGCGGCTGCGACCGCTGTTCTGCTACTGGGGCTGGCGGGGTTTCGGCGGCCCGGACGAGCGGCCGATTCTGGTGGCCGCGGCGTCGCTGGAGTTGTTCCACGCGTTCGCGCTGATCCACGACGACATCGTGGACCGCAGTGACCGCCGCCGGGGCGCGCCGACGCTGCACCGCTTCTTCGCCGACCTGCACGAGCGGTCCGGCTGGCGCGGTGATCCGGCGGCGTACGGCCGGCAGGCGGCGGTGCTCTGCGGGGACCTCTGCGCCACCTGGTCGGCCCAGATGTTCCACGGCTGCGGGTTGCCGCCGGAGCGGCTGCGCCGGGGGCACGTCCTGCTGGCCCGGATGCGCTCCGAGGTGATCGCGGGGGAGTACCTGGACGTGGTCGCCGCGGCCGGGGACGGCACGGTGGCGAGCGCGCTCGCCGTGGTGCGGCTGAAGACGGCCCGTTACACGGTGACCCGTCCGGTGCAGATCGGCGCCGCGCTGGCCGGTGCGACGCCGGAGGAGGTGGCGGCGCTCGCCGGGTTCGGCGACCCGCTCGGGGACGCGTTCCAGCTCCGGGACGACGTCCTCGGCGTCTTCGGGGATCCGGCGGTGACCGGCAAGTCCAACCTGGACGACCTGCGCGAGGGCAAGCCGACGGTGCTGCTGGCGCTGGCCCGGGCGTCCGCCTCCCCGGCCGGCGTGGCCCGGCTGCGGGAGCTGGTCGGCGATCCGGGACTGGACCACGCGGGCGCCGCCGAGGTGCGGGGCATCGTCGAGGAGTCCGGCGCCCGGGAGGCGGTGGAGCGGATGATCCGTACCCGGGCCGACGCGGCAGTGGTCGCGCTGGACGCGGCGGGGCTCGCGGAGCCGGCCCGGCGGGTGCTCGCCGCGCTTGTGGAACGGGCTGTCGACCGCCGCGAGTGA
- a CDS encoding EboA domain-containing protein: protein MTPDRLRAALRGVPDPQWLDAALRRVATEPAAIERFFAATARRCGRGPLPDPPGWTADEAARALLLTALPGGHASAAETLYRQGDAAEKRAVLRALPLLPIGAECVPLLHDAIRTNDTRLVAAALGPYARHLEQPAWRQAVLKCVFTGVPLAVVDGLADRADGELARMLAAFAAERHAAGRTMPDDAADLLRRLTIPTTEA, encoded by the coding sequence ATGACACCCGACCGACTGCGCGCCGCGCTTCGGGGCGTACCCGATCCGCAGTGGCTGGATGCGGCGTTGCGCCGCGTCGCGACCGAACCCGCGGCGATCGAACGGTTCTTCGCCGCGACCGCCCGGCGGTGCGGTCGCGGGCCGCTGCCCGACCCGCCCGGCTGGACGGCCGACGAGGCGGCGCGGGCGCTGCTGCTGACCGCGCTGCCCGGCGGTCACGCCTCCGCCGCTGAGACGCTCTACCGGCAGGGCGACGCCGCCGAGAAACGCGCCGTGCTGCGCGCGCTGCCGCTGCTGCCCATCGGGGCGGAGTGCGTGCCGCTGCTGCACGACGCGATCCGTACCAACGACACCCGGCTGGTCGCCGCCGCGCTCGGCCCGTACGCCCGGCACCTGGAGCAGCCGGCCTGGCGGCAGGCGGTGCTCAAGTGCGTGTTCACCGGCGTGCCACTGGCGGTGGTCGACGGCCTGGCCGACCGCGCCGACGGCGAGCTGGCGCGGATGCTCGCCGCATTCGCCGCCGAGCGGCACGCCGCCGGCCGGACCATGCCCGACGACGCAGCCGACCTGCTGCGCCGGCTGACCATCCCCACCACGGAGGCGTGA
- a CDS encoding alkaline phosphatase family protein encodes MSRRLVVLDVVGLTPRLLAHMPRLRAVAEAGFAAELGTVLPAVTCSAQSTFLTGELPAGHGVVGNGWYFRDLGEVLLWRQHNALVGGEKVWQAARRAEPGYRVANVCWWYAMGADVDWTVTPRPVYHADGRKEPDCWTDPPQLRDTLTEALGTFPLFSYWGPGAGLPSSAWISRAAQRILADHAPDLTLVYLPHLDYDLQRFGPSGPEAAAAAAELDTVLGPLLDAARDRDATVVALSEYGITDVSRPVDVNRLLRAEGFLRVYTQAGMEYLDPWTSRAFAVADHQVAHVYVRDPADVPAVAKLCAALPGVAEVLDAAGQAGYGLDHPRSGELILVAEPDAWFTYYYWLDDARAPDFARLVEIHRKPGYDPAELFFDPAAPGAAKRRAAVALARKKLGLRYLMNVVGLDAGARAVRGSHGRLPADPADGPVLLCSDRAAIRPRVEATDVKALLLELAGLAWEAP; translated from the coding sequence ATGAGCCGGCGGCTGGTGGTGCTCGACGTGGTCGGGCTGACCCCGCGGTTGCTGGCGCACATGCCCCGGCTGCGCGCGGTGGCCGAGGCCGGGTTCGCCGCCGAGCTGGGCACGGTGCTGCCGGCGGTGACCTGCTCGGCGCAGTCCACGTTCCTCACCGGCGAGCTGCCCGCCGGGCACGGCGTGGTGGGCAACGGCTGGTACTTCCGCGACCTGGGCGAGGTGCTGCTCTGGCGGCAGCACAACGCGCTGGTCGGCGGCGAGAAGGTGTGGCAGGCGGCCCGCCGGGCCGAGCCGGGCTACCGGGTCGCCAACGTCTGCTGGTGGTACGCGATGGGCGCGGACGTGGACTGGACCGTCACGCCGCGCCCGGTCTACCACGCCGACGGGCGCAAGGAGCCGGACTGCTGGACCGACCCGCCGCAGCTGCGGGACACGCTGACCGAGGCGCTCGGCACGTTCCCGCTGTTCAGCTACTGGGGGCCGGGCGCCGGGCTGCCGTCCTCGGCGTGGATCAGCCGGGCGGCGCAGCGCATCCTCGCCGACCACGCCCCCGACCTGACGCTGGTGTACCTGCCGCATCTGGACTACGACCTGCAACGCTTCGGTCCGTCCGGGCCGGAGGCCGCCGCCGCGGCGGCGGAGTTGGACACCGTGCTCGGCCCGCTGCTGGATGCCGCCCGTGATCGGGACGCTACTGTTGTGGCGTTGTCCGAGTACGGCATCACCGACGTGTCCCGCCCGGTGGACGTGAACCGGTTGCTGCGCGCCGAAGGGTTCCTGCGGGTCTACACCCAGGCCGGGATGGAGTACCTCGACCCGTGGACGTCACGGGCGTTCGCGGTGGCCGACCACCAGGTGGCGCACGTCTACGTCCGGGATCCGGCGGACGTGCCGGCGGTGGCGAAGCTCTGCGCGGCGCTGCCCGGCGTGGCCGAGGTGCTTGATGCCGCCGGGCAGGCCGGGTACGGCCTCGACCATCCCCGCTCGGGCGAGCTGATCCTGGTGGCCGAGCCGGACGCCTGGTTCACCTACTACTACTGGCTCGACGACGCGCGGGCGCCCGACTTCGCCCGGCTGGTGGAGATCCATCGCAAGCCGGGTTACGACCCGGCCGAGCTGTTCTTCGACCCGGCCGCTCCGGGCGCGGCGAAACGCCGCGCGGCGGTGGCGCTGGCCCGCAAGAAGCTCGGCCTGCGCTATCTGATGAACGTGGTCGGGCTGGACGCCGGGGCGCGGGCGGTGCGTGGTTCGCACGGGCGCCTGCCGGCCGATCCGGCAGACGGCCCGGTGCTGCTCTGCTCCGACCGGGCCGCGATCCGGCCCCGGGTGGAGGCGACCGATGTGAAGGCGTTGTTGCTCGAACTCGCCGGACTGGCCTGGGAGGCGCCATGA
- a CDS encoding TatD family hydrolase, translated as MRIFDPHIHMTSRTTDDYERMAAAGVRAVVEPAFWLGQPRTSVDSFVDYFDSLIGWEPFRAGQFGVRHHATVALNPKEANDPRCRPVLDLLPRYLDKDGVVAVGEIGYDAMTPAEDAALAGQLALAVAYDLPALVHTPHRDKARGVRRTLDVVAESDIAPERVLVDHLNEVTVELVRDTGCWLGFSIYPETKMSPPRMVELLKRYGTERMLVNSAADWGRSDPLLTRATGEAMQLAGFSADDVDRVLWRNPVEFYGQSGRLDLTALEAAAPTFAGNSIVRGGE; from the coding sequence ATGCGCATCTTCGACCCGCACATCCACATGACGTCCCGTACCACGGACGACTACGAGCGGATGGCCGCCGCCGGGGTCCGCGCGGTGGTCGAGCCGGCGTTCTGGCTGGGCCAGCCGCGTACGAGCGTGGACAGCTTCGTGGACTACTTCGACTCGCTGATCGGCTGGGAGCCGTTCCGGGCCGGGCAGTTCGGCGTCCGGCACCACGCCACAGTGGCGCTGAACCCGAAGGAGGCGAACGACCCGCGCTGCCGCCCGGTGCTCGACCTGCTGCCCCGCTACCTGGACAAGGACGGCGTGGTGGCGGTCGGCGAGATCGGCTACGACGCGATGACGCCGGCCGAGGACGCCGCGCTGGCCGGGCAGCTCGCGCTGGCCGTCGCGTACGACCTGCCCGCCCTGGTGCACACGCCGCACCGGGACAAGGCACGCGGCGTACGGCGCACGCTCGACGTGGTCGCCGAGTCGGACATCGCGCCGGAACGGGTGCTCGTCGACCACCTCAACGAGGTGACAGTGGAGCTGGTCCGGGACACCGGCTGCTGGCTGGGCTTCTCCATCTACCCGGAGACGAAGATGTCGCCGCCGCGCATGGTCGAGCTGCTGAAGCGGTACGGGACCGAGCGGATGCTCGTCAACTCGGCCGCCGACTGGGGGCGGTCGGACCCGCTGCTGACCCGGGCCACCGGGGAGGCGATGCAGCTGGCCGGGTTCAGCGCCGACGACGTGGACCGAGTGCTGTGGCGCAACCCGGTCGAGTTCTACGGCCAGTCCGGCCGGCTCGACCTGACCGCCCTGGAGGCCGCGGCGCCCACCTTCGCCGGCAACTCGATAGTGCGCGGAGGCGAATGA